From the genome of Spinacia oleracea cultivar Varoflay chromosome 2, BTI_SOV_V1, whole genome shotgun sequence, one region includes:
- the LOC110790074 gene encoding abscisic stress-ripening protein 1: MSDGEEKKHHHIFHRHKEEEKPKSPEEELKHHKVLSHISKATAVAAGAYALHEKHQSKKDPENASRHKKGEAIAATVAVGAGGLAFHEHHKKKEAKERLKEESSHH, encoded by the exons ATGTCTGACGGCGAGGAAAAGAAGCACCACCACATCTTCCACCGTCACAAGGAGGAAGAGAAGCCAAAGAGCCCCGAAGAGGAGTTGAAGCATCACAAGGTCCTTAGCCACATTAGCAAGGCTACCGCTGTTGCTGCTGGTGCATATGCCTTG CACGAGAAGCATCAGTCGAAGAAGGACCCAGAGAATGCAAGCCGGCACAAGAAAGGAGAGGCAATCGCGGCCACGGTTGCAGTGGGAGCTGGTGGACTTGCATTCCATGAGCATCACAAGAAGAAGGAAGCTAAAGAAAGACTCAAAGAGGAGAGTAGCCATCATTAA